A section of the Leptospira terpstrae serovar Hualin str. LT 11-33 = ATCC 700639 genome encodes:
- the hisD gene encoding histidinol dehydrogenase has protein sequence MPIPILRCDRNSRNQLDRFLLDAKEDLSSATEKILPILEAVRTRGDQALIEYTEKFDGIKLSSVTIDPSSIQTNLDPKIKEAFLRAKANIEEFHNAQKRESWSKIVDGNRLGVKYTAIPSLSVYAPGGKALYPSSVLMGVIPAKIAGVGNIQLVTPPQKDGLPEILIWLCQILGVNRIVTVGGAQGIAACAYGTESIPKSEFIVGPGNAYVAAAKSYLAGKGLIGIDSPAGPSEVSIIADSSANPKWIACDMLSQAEHGEDSSAILLTTEESFAEKVSAELEKAFLERPKRLEMKQHSIYKNSAIIVFPSIEDCIWFSNELAPEHLEIQTRDNEAVFSKIEHAGSVFLGPYSPVAMGDYISGTNHILPTARGSRIYSSLGVDTFLKRVTFQEVTKESLKTLYPFVKLMSELEGLDEEHGTSVKVRTEESP, from the coding sequence ATGCCGATTCCTATCCTACGCTGTGACAGAAATTCACGGAATCAATTGGATCGTTTTCTTTTGGATGCCAAAGAGGACCTAAGTTCTGCGACAGAAAAAATACTTCCGATTTTGGAAGCTGTACGAACTAGAGGAGACCAAGCACTCATTGAATACACAGAAAAGTTTGATGGAATCAAACTGAGTTCGGTAACTATCGATCCTAGTTCTATCCAAACGAATTTAGACCCAAAAATCAAAGAAGCCTTTCTTAGAGCCAAAGCCAATATTGAAGAATTCCATAATGCGCAGAAAAGAGAATCTTGGTCCAAAATAGTTGATGGAAATCGGTTAGGCGTTAAGTACACAGCGATTCCATCCCTCTCCGTTTACGCTCCCGGAGGTAAGGCCTTGTATCCTTCTAGTGTACTTATGGGGGTCATTCCTGCAAAAATCGCTGGGGTAGGAAATATCCAACTGGTTACACCACCCCAAAAAGATGGATTGCCAGAGATTTTGATATGGCTTTGCCAAATTCTTGGAGTCAACCGTATTGTCACTGTCGGAGGGGCACAAGGAATTGCCGCATGTGCCTACGGTACAGAATCAATTCCGAAATCGGAATTTATAGTTGGACCAGGGAACGCCTATGTCGCTGCCGCCAAATCCTACTTAGCTGGAAAGGGATTGATTGGAATTGATAGCCCTGCAGGGCCAAGTGAAGTATCGATCATTGCAGATTCTTCCGCCAATCCCAAATGGATCGCCTGTGATATGTTATCGCAAGCAGAACATGGAGAAGATTCCTCTGCCATTTTACTGACTACGGAAGAAAGTTTTGCAGAAAAGGTAAGTGCAGAATTGGAAAAGGCATTTTTGGAACGACCAAAACGTTTGGAAATGAAACAACATTCCATTTATAAAAATTCAGCGATCATTGTGTTTCCGTCCATTGAGGATTGTATTTGGTTTTCCAATGAACTGGCACCAGAACATTTGGAAATCCAAACAAGAGACAATGAAGCAGTGTTTTCAAAAATTGAACATGCAGGCAGTGTTTTCCTTGGACCATATTCCCCCGTTGCCATGGGTGATTATATCAGTGGAACTAATCATATCCTACCTACAGCGAGAGGCAGTCGGATCTATTCTTCCTTAGGCGTGGACACTTTTTTAAAACGAGTGACCTTTCAAGAAGTTACAAAAGAATCTTTAAAAACACTTTACCCCTTTGTCAAATTGATGTCTGAATTGGAAGGTTTGGATGAAGAACATGGAACCAGTGTTAAAGTTCGTACTGAGGAATCCCCGTGA
- a CDS encoding LIC11435 family protein codes for MWNKFRPYLFLFFIFISSLSAQTSGEEPTQYQLRWMEVDGATGYVLEIKNSSGYLVLSERVNGTSYDLVNYTSGIYEHRVAVINKLGKVGSYSEWVKFEVVVSKVPTLTKDSVFSVSKEEKEKVFLLEGKDFIYPMKVYMVTGGKRILAKKVTIESDSVAKATFAVDADSDTGIYDLVLENPRNKVLTAKQRVVLSDSKEKASQFAARQERIIRKEIPEDYYETPYWSTLWRSTLMPGWGQKYIDGKNWKLFVFPVVAVSAAAVYANSYNKFLNARSDYQSAVLLGVVLVERQDTQLLWLVNRTNAEAKFNSAKTELGVIQAGAGILGVFLLYNIVDSYFSAKRNVANVEPGFPLGETTKRVHATVTTDVGWNQSRFTYEYGSRYQIEFSSRF; via the coding sequence ATGTGGAATAAGTTTCGGCCTTATCTATTTTTGTTTTTCATTTTTATTTCTTCACTTTCTGCGCAAACAAGTGGAGAGGAACCAACCCAATACCAATTGCGTTGGATGGAAGTGGATGGAGCTACGGGTTATGTCTTAGAAATTAAGAACTCTAGTGGTTACCTTGTACTTTCCGAAAGAGTGAATGGGACCAGTTACGATTTAGTAAATTATACTTCTGGAATTTATGAACATAGAGTGGCAGTCATCAATAAATTAGGAAAGGTTGGCAGTTATTCGGAATGGGTTAAATTTGAGGTGGTTGTTTCAAAAGTTCCCACACTCACGAAAGATTCTGTTTTCTCTGTATCCAAAGAAGAAAAGGAAAAAGTTTTTCTACTCGAAGGTAAGGATTTTATTTATCCTATGAAGGTTTATATGGTGACTGGTGGGAAAAGAATCCTAGCAAAAAAAGTTACCATCGAATCTGATTCTGTAGCCAAGGCTACTTTCGCTGTAGATGCAGATTCGGATACAGGGATCTATGATTTAGTTTTAGAAAATCCTAGGAATAAAGTTCTTACCGCCAAACAAAGAGTTGTTTTATCAGATTCAAAAGAAAAAGCATCGCAGTTTGCTGCAAGGCAAGAAAGGATCATTCGAAAAGAAATTCCAGAAGATTATTATGAAACTCCTTATTGGTCAACACTTTGGCGTTCGACTTTAATGCCTGGTTGGGGACAAAAATATATCGATGGAAAAAATTGGAAACTTTTCGTTTTCCCAGTCGTTGCTGTTTCTGCTGCCGCAGTATATGCCAATTCTTATAATAAATTCTTAAATGCAAGATCAGACTACCAATCAGCAGTTCTTCTGGGGGTAGTTCTCGTGGAACGTCAGGACACGCAACTTCTATGGTTAGTGAATAGAACCAATGCAGAAGCTAAATTTAATTCCGCTAAAACTGAGTTAGGTGTGATCCAAGCAGGTGCTGGGATTTTGGGAGTGTTTTTACTCTATAATATTGTTGATTCTTATTTTTCAGCAAAAAGGAATGTGGCAAACGTAGAGCCTGGATTTCCTTTAGGTGAAACAACCAAACGCGTTCATGCAACGGTTACTACAGATGTTGGTTGGAACCAATCGAGATTTACGTATGAATACGGGTCGCGGTACCAAATCGAATTCTCTTCTCGTTTCTGA